In Corynebacterium endometrii, one DNA window encodes the following:
- a CDS encoding TRIC cation channel family protein gives MLALYGACEFSGIFPMGVMGGLIALEREYDLFGFILIALVSAPGGVPSGGFRA, from the coding sequence TTGCTGGCCCTCTATGGGGCCTGCGAATTCAGCGGAATTTTTCCTATGGGTGTCATGGGCGGGCTCATCGCCCTAGAGCGGGAATATGACTTGTTTGGTTTCATACTCATAGCGCTGGTCTCCGCGCCGGGCGGTGTCCCCTCTGGAGGGTTCCGTGCGTGA
- a CDS encoding DDE-type integrase/transposase/recombinase → MYTAFVTDVFSRRIVGWALSDSMRTEALPLQALNQAIVCAKETTGLIHHSDHGSQYVSIVYNEKLAEYGIAASTGTVGDCYDNALAENVNGSYKNELIHTRKWSDVVEVELATFEWVNWWNETRLPSRT, encoded by the coding sequence GTGTACACCGCGTTTGTTACTGACGTATTCTCCAGGCGCATCGTTGGGTGGGCATTGTCGGATTCCATGCGCACCGAAGCCTTGCCGTTGCAGGCATTGAATCAAGCGATTGTATGCGCGAAGGAAACCACCGGGCTGATTCACCATTCTGATCATGGTTCACAGTACGTCAGTATCGTCTACAACGAGAAGCTTGCTGAGTATGGAATTGCTGCTTCTACTGGAACCGTTGGTGATTGCTATGACAATGCTTTGGCGGAGAATGTCAATGGCTCGTACAAGAATGAGCTGATTCACACTCGAAAGTGGTCTGATGTTGTTGAAGTGGAACTCGCGACGTTTGAATGGGTGAATTGGTGGAATGAGACCAGGCTCCCATCAAGGACTTGA
- a CDS encoding MFS transporter yields the protein MGALMAVIYLAFVSLGLPDAVMGAAWPAMHADLGADEAGAGVLSVIVVAATIVVSFASGRLLRMWGTYRVCVVSVALTALSLVGFALAPGFGWLAALSVPLGLGAGAIDAALNSYAALYFSARAMNLLHASWGVGASTGPLVVAAALGLWGNWRPAYVLLALFQCAICLLLVITRRLWDVTPVRSDADAGADPGAGAGAGPEVPWHKLPGIWAGLVGFLCYCALEASTGLWAATFLVAHHGASPEAAAAGASAFYCGVTGGRFVAAFLTPRLTNPQLLIGGAVVLVAGAAIAVFWGAPAGAVVGFGVVGLGCAPIYPATIKETPRRYGARNTERLMGLQMGFAYTGMLLVPPVVGVLITRVEPVLMPVAVFALAGVFVLSVLRLERIVRARPLNV from the coding sequence ATGGGCGCGTTGATGGCAGTCATTTACCTGGCTTTCGTCTCGCTGGGATTGCCTGACGCCGTGATGGGGGCCGCGTGGCCCGCCATGCACGCGGATCTGGGCGCGGATGAGGCCGGGGCGGGTGTGCTGTCCGTCATCGTGGTGGCCGCGACCATAGTGGTCTCATTCGCCTCCGGACGGCTGCTCAGGATGTGGGGCACGTACCGCGTGTGCGTGGTCTCCGTGGCGCTGACCGCGCTGAGCCTGGTGGGTTTTGCACTAGCGCCGGGGTTTGGCTGGCTGGCGGCCCTGTCTGTGCCCCTGGGGCTGGGGGCTGGCGCCATTGACGCGGCGCTGAACTCCTATGCGGCGCTGTATTTCAGCGCCCGCGCCATGAATCTGCTCCACGCCTCGTGGGGCGTGGGGGCCTCCACCGGCCCGCTGGTAGTGGCCGCCGCGCTGGGGCTATGGGGGAATTGGCGGCCGGCCTACGTCCTGCTGGCGCTTTTCCAGTGTGCCATCTGCTTGTTACTGGTTATCACCCGCCGGCTGTGGGACGTTACGCCGGTGCGTTCGGACGCGGACGCCGGTGCGGACCCGGGCGCTGGTGCGGGCGCGGGCCCGGAGGTGCCCTGGCACAAGCTGCCCGGTATCTGGGCCGGGCTTGTGGGTTTCCTGTGCTACTGCGCCCTGGAGGCCTCCACCGGGCTGTGGGCGGCAACGTTCCTGGTGGCGCATCACGGAGCGAGCCCTGAGGCCGCCGCGGCTGGCGCCTCCGCTTTCTACTGTGGCGTGACTGGCGGACGCTTCGTCGCGGCGTTTCTCACCCCGCGTCTAACAAACCCGCAGCTGCTCATCGGCGGCGCGGTGGTGCTGGTGGCGGGGGCGGCCATCGCCGTGTTTTGGGGCGCGCCCGCCGGCGCCGTGGTGGGCTTTGGCGTGGTGGGCCTGGGCTGCGCGCCAATTTACCCGGCGACCATCAAGGAAACCCCGCGGCGATACGGGGCGCGCAACACGGAGCGGCTCATGGGCCTGCAGATGGGTTTTGCCTACACCGGCATGCTGCTAGTCCCGCCCGTCGTTGGAGTGTTGATAACTCGGGTGGAGCCGGTCCTCATGCCGGTTGCGGTGTTTGCCCTGGCAGGCGTGTTCGTGCTGAGCGTGCTGCGGCTTGAGCGGATTGTGCGAGCCCGTCCGCTCAACGTCTAG
- a CDS encoding DUF4230 domain-containing protein, with product MATAADGHARAGEGAAGGRKRGGSTGVAASGSTVVIEKTKRPVGYGCAAVLIGLFVGGLAIFGLAKQGLIGQDKLSVDSTTVEASFEDIAELATEEYHFTNVGRYEKEGLELSGLSIPFTGKHFLLTYEGEVKAGIKDFSQVTAEINDAERRVIVTLPKAEVLSSAIDHNSVVVYDQSMTPFNQIRAEDVSQFFASETDNGEKKALEAGLLDKATESARRLMKNHTEAMLDNTEQADYEVQVVSK from the coding sequence ATGGCCACAGCAGCAGATGGGCACGCACGCGCCGGCGAGGGCGCGGCCGGCGGGCGTAAGCGCGGCGGCAGCACGGGGGTCGCGGCTAGCGGCAGCACCGTGGTGATTGAAAAGACCAAACGCCCGGTGGGCTATGGTTGCGCGGCGGTGCTCATCGGCCTGTTCGTCGGCGGCCTGGCGATCTTTGGGCTGGCCAAGCAGGGGTTGATTGGCCAAGATAAGCTCAGCGTGGATTCCACCACCGTGGAGGCCAGCTTCGAGGACATCGCGGAGCTGGCCACGGAGGAATACCACTTCACCAACGTGGGTCGGTATGAAAAGGAAGGCCTTGAGCTATCCGGGCTGTCTATCCCCTTCACCGGTAAGCACTTCCTGCTGACCTACGAGGGAGAGGTCAAGGCTGGAATCAAGGACTTTAGCCAGGTCACCGCGGAGATAAATGATGCGGAACGTAGGGTAATAGTGACCCTGCCGAAGGCGGAGGTGCTCTCCTCGGCCATCGATCACAACTCCGTGGTGGTCTACGACCAGTCCATGACGCCGTTTAATCAAATCAGGGCGGAAGACGTTTCCCAGTTCTTCGCCTCGGAGACGGACAACGGTGAGAAGAAGGCGCTCGAGGCCGGCCTTTTAGACAAGGCCACCGAGTCCGCCCGTCGCCTGATGAAGAATCACACCGAGGCCATGCTGGACAACACCGAGCAGGCGGATTACGAGGTCCAGGTTGTGTCCAAATAA
- a CDS encoding ATP-binding protein yields MFAIEKEVAARAERRFAKLFKASMTPLPDACAAEIRHTPDRNLKRELTSRLARCQWIDHATNVVILGKSSVGKTYLACALLHEACKKDYTAKFYRTADLANQLAVLEHGDPARLQFTNQIVSCDLLVLDDFLTTPISGETSIELFNLLAAREGRGSTMVTSQFEPDEWYDSMPDRVVAESLLNRLIGGAEIVNIDGPNMRLKPTVS; encoded by the coding sequence ATCTTCGCCATAGAAAAAGAGGTTGCTGCCAGAGCAGAGCGACGATTTGCAAAACTGTTCAAGGCATCGATGACACCCCTGCCGGATGCTTGTGCTGCTGAAATTCGTCACACACCAGATCGCAACCTTAAACGAGAGTTAACTAGCCGGCTGGCTCGTTGTCAATGGATCGACCATGCCACCAACGTCGTTATCCTTGGTAAATCCTCTGTCGGCAAAACATATTTAGCGTGTGCGCTACTGCATGAGGCCTGCAAGAAGGATTACACCGCTAAGTTCTACCGCACCGCAGACCTAGCCAACCAGCTAGCAGTACTGGAACATGGGGATCCTGCCAGGTTGCAGTTCACCAACCAGATCGTTAGCTGTGATCTGCTGGTATTGGATGATTTCCTGACCACGCCGATTAGCGGTGAAACATCCATCGAGTTATTTAATCTCTTGGCGGCGCGTGAAGGACGAGGCTCGACCATGGTCACGTCCCAGTTCGAGCCGGACGAGTGGTACGACTCCATGCCAGACCGAGTCGTCGCAGAATCACTCCTGAATCGTCTTATCGGTGGCGCTGAAATCGTCAACATCGATGGCCCCAATATGAGACTGAAACCAACAGTGTCCTAA
- a CDS encoding SDR family oxidoreductase, with the protein MLNDPRTSHPKLDPPRQTQPEPGLDINLEPQADLGFDTYEGHGRLKGRKALITGGDSGIGAAVAIAYAREGADVAIAYLPEEQPDADRIIAAIEEAGQKAFAFPGDLKDAEYCEELVDKAFEALGGLDILVNNASKQVWADGIENIDDQDFLDTIQVNLFGNYKVTKHAMKYLQPGASIIFTSSVQAYDPGEELQAYALTKAGMNNFSKGLAAELTPKGIRVNSVAPGPFWTALQPSHGQPQEKVEGFGQHAPLGRAGHPVELAGAYVFLASDEASYVSGETLGVTGGTPTP; encoded by the coding sequence ATGCTGAATGATCCACGCACGTCCCACCCGAAGCTCGATCCTCCGCGCCAGACCCAGCCCGAACCGGGCCTGGATATCAACCTGGAGCCGCAGGCGGACCTGGGCTTTGACACCTATGAAGGCCACGGCCGCCTCAAGGGCCGCAAGGCCCTGATCACCGGCGGCGATTCCGGCATCGGCGCGGCGGTGGCAATCGCCTACGCCCGTGAGGGCGCTGACGTGGCCATCGCCTACCTGCCCGAGGAGCAGCCCGACGCTGACCGCATCATCGCCGCCATCGAAGAGGCCGGCCAGAAGGCCTTTGCCTTCCCCGGTGACCTCAAGGACGCCGAGTACTGCGAGGAGCTCGTGGACAAGGCCTTCGAGGCCCTCGGCGGCCTGGACATCCTGGTCAACAACGCCTCCAAGCAGGTTTGGGCGGATGGCATCGAAAACATCGATGACCAGGACTTCCTGGACACCATCCAGGTGAACTTGTTCGGCAATTACAAGGTCACCAAGCACGCGATGAAGTACCTCCAGCCGGGTGCGTCCATCATCTTTACCTCCTCCGTCCAGGCCTATGACCCGGGTGAGGAGCTCCAGGCCTACGCTTTGACCAAGGCAGGCATGAATAACTTCTCCAAGGGGCTGGCCGCGGAGCTCACGCCCAAGGGCATCCGCGTCAATTCAGTGGCCCCGGGCCCGTTCTGGACCGCGCTCCAGCCGTCCCATGGCCAGCCCCAGGAAAAGGTGGAGGGCTTTGGCCAGCATGCCCCGTTGGGCCGTGCCGGCCATCCTGTGGAGCTGGCGGGCGCCTACGTCTTCCTCGCCTCCGATGAGGCCTCTTACGTCTCCGGCGAGACCCTCGGCGTCACCGGCGGCACCCCCACCCCGTAA
- a CDS encoding Abi family protein, which yields MKKIKNPTTVDEQIALLRTRGMEVNEPLARQWLSSVSYYRLSGYWYSYRMLPEPEDPKEPQRADNFVPGTTFEEVVSLYEFDRKMRTLIHDGIDRIEVALRARIGELLITKGALSYKDRSYFRENFQHQDWLETAEKRVDRARKRSQAVAHYAANYDDYPFWVLADVLDFSDISILFDGLLLEDQRSISHSFGFHIDPDQLNSRQKKSYYNQDPLARWCEQLTVLRNTCAHHGRLWNRYFTPTSTNAFRTIQELSCLPKGQSERLFGALTIIAFMLRSVSPGSTWVNKVRKLIEEEYHPLALRQIDEMGFPDDWRNLPVWTLH from the coding sequence ATGAAGAAGATCAAGAATCCCACCACGGTTGATGAGCAGATTGCACTCCTGCGCACCCGCGGGATGGAGGTCAACGAACCGCTAGCACGGCAGTGGCTGTCTAGCGTTTCCTACTACCGATTGTCCGGGTACTGGTACTCCTACCGAATGCTTCCGGAGCCTGAAGATCCCAAAGAACCACAACGCGCTGATAACTTCGTGCCAGGCACAACGTTTGAGGAAGTAGTGTCGCTCTACGAGTTCGACCGCAAAATGCGCACACTTATCCACGATGGGATTGATCGCATTGAGGTTGCGCTTCGCGCGAGGATCGGCGAATTACTCATCACGAAAGGTGCCTTGTCCTACAAGGATCGCAGCTATTTCCGTGAGAACTTCCAGCATCAAGATTGGCTAGAAACTGCAGAAAAGCGGGTGGACCGAGCGCGCAAGCGCAGTCAAGCTGTTGCCCACTACGCTGCCAACTACGACGACTACCCATTCTGGGTTCTTGCTGATGTTCTTGATTTCTCCGACATTTCGATTCTCTTTGACGGCCTCCTACTTGAGGATCAGCGAAGCATCTCACACAGTTTCGGTTTTCATATCGACCCTGATCAGCTGAATTCTCGACAGAAGAAGAGCTACTACAACCAAGATCCCCTCGCTCGTTGGTGCGAACAACTCACCGTGCTACGGAACACTTGTGCGCACCACGGTCGACTCTGGAACCGTTACTTCACCCCAACATCCACAAACGCTTTCCGCACGATCCAAGAGTTGTCTTGTCTACCTAAAGGGCAAAGCGAACGACTCTTCGGGGCTCTCACCATCATCGCATTCATGCTACGAAGCGTCTCTCCTGGCTCGACCTGGGTGAATAAGGTTCGTAAGTTGATCGAGGAAGAGTACCACCCACTGGCATTGCGGCAAATCGATGAGATGGGATTTCCCGATGACTGGAGGAACCTACCTGTCTGGACTCTCCACTAG
- a CDS encoding IS30 family transposase, with amino-acid sequence MGRKDAAEAVGINPRDALDIDKAVIKLNPVGRVPFVPDGPDVALYKRLMQVLPYVDGRLAVPVEVIPQHAIDKRISSRYLSVEERELIADLHRQGLGVRAIARRLGRSAGTISKEMARNRDEFGLYLPHAAHRKSVLRRFRPKPRKLDTNAALHEVVWSLLKQRYSPVQISNRLRLDFPDDDTMRVCPETIYMSLFFQAKGELKKEIAACLRQGRAVRKPGNQRIPRQRFSDPMVMISQRPATVDDRAVPGHWEGDLILGKANKSAIGTLVERSTRYVMLLHLPNGHGAVEVRNALVDAIEQLPTHLRGSLTWDQGSEMAGHKSFTIATDCPVYFCDPASPWQRGSNENTNGLLRQYFPKGTDLSVHTKEDLEFVAMQLNDRPRATLGFAKPAEKMAELLGCANEN; translated from the coding sequence ATGGGCCGAAAGGACGCCGCAGAAGCCGTCGGGATCAATCCGCGCGACGCCCTCGATATCGACAAGGCAGTTATTAAGCTCAATCCTGTAGGACGCGTGCCGTTTGTCCCCGACGGACCCGATGTCGCGCTCTATAAAAGACTTATGCAGGTCTTGCCCTATGTTGACGGCCGCCTAGCAGTACCCGTCGAAGTCATCCCACAGCACGCAATAGACAAGCGCATCAGTTCACGGTATTTGTCCGTCGAGGAGCGCGAACTCATCGCCGATTTGCACCGTCAAGGCCTTGGTGTGCGTGCTATTGCCCGACGATTGGGACGCTCTGCTGGAACGATAAGCAAGGAAATGGCACGCAATCGCGACGAGTTTGGGCTGTATCTACCGCATGCAGCTCACAGGAAATCGGTGCTGCGCAGGTTTCGGCCAAAGCCACGCAAACTCGACACGAACGCGGCACTGCATGAGGTGGTGTGGTCGTTGCTGAAACAGCGGTATTCGCCGGTGCAGATTTCGAATCGGTTGCGTCTGGACTTCCCTGACGATGACACTATGAGGGTGTGTCCTGAAACTATCTACATGTCGTTGTTCTTCCAAGCTAAAGGGGAGCTGAAGAAAGAAATTGCTGCGTGCCTGCGTCAAGGCCGCGCCGTGCGCAAGCCTGGCAATCAGCGCATTCCACGTCAACGGTTTAGCGATCCCATGGTGATGATTTCTCAGCGGCCTGCAACGGTCGACGATCGCGCAGTCCCTGGACATTGGGAAGGCGACCTCATCTTGGGCAAAGCAAACAAGTCAGCAATCGGCACCCTTGTAGAACGCAGCACCAGGTACGTGATGTTGCTTCACCTGCCCAACGGCCACGGTGCTGTGGAAGTACGCAACGCGCTCGTTGATGCTATCGAGCAGTTGCCGACGCATTTGCGTGGTTCGTTAACGTGGGATCAGGGAAGTGAAATGGCTGGTCATAAGTCCTTCACCATTGCCACAGATTGCCCGGTGTACTTCTGTGACCCTGCATCACCATGGCAGCGAGGAAGCAACGAAAACACCAACGGGCTGCTGCGCCAGTATTTCCCCAAAGGCACTGACCTATCGGTCCATACCAAAGAAGACCTCGAGTTCGTAGCCATGCAACTCAACGACAGACCACGCGCAACCCTAGGATTCGCCAAACCAGCCGAAAAGATGGCTGAACTGCTAGGCTGTGCCAACGAAAACTAG
- a CDS encoding IS3 family transposase: MIRFIDEHRDRFTIEFICTTLRSNREGGFITSRGYRQSKARGMSARRLRDTVLIERIREVHSTNYGVYGVRKMWHTLRREGIDIGREQTARLMRLAGLSGKGKGKSPITTGKPNSPDLRPDLVCRDFKASAPCRL, encoded by the coding sequence ATGATCCGGTTCATCGATGAACACCGGGATCGTTTCACCATCGAGTTCATCTGCACGACGTTAAGAAGTAATCGTGAAGGTGGCTTCATCACTTCGCGTGGCTATCGCCAATCAAAGGCCCGTGGCATGAGTGCACGTCGACTACGTGACACTGTGCTGATAGAACGCATCAGAGAGGTTCACTCCACCAATTACGGTGTCTATGGTGTTCGTAAGATGTGGCACACACTTCGACGAGAAGGCATCGATATTGGCCGTGAACAAACAGCTCGGCTAATGCGACTAGCTGGACTTTCCGGCAAAGGAAAAGGAAAATCTCCGATCACCACCGGCAAACCCAACAGTCCGGATCTAAGGCCAGACTTGGTATGTCGTGATTTCAAGGCGAGCGCACCGTGCAGGTTGTAG
- the ggt gene encoding gamma-glutamyltransferase, whose translation MNAKHHTLFSGKNLGVIALLSATALGAAACSSGGGNGGAAPGAGTSAASAESVQAGSADAVAPVEVSNCQPADGPTGRIGEEQTEAGPSDRDIAVAPEVGSGYRSGMQAVTTQNFAVSTANPVATAAACDVLLSGGNAADALVTAQFMLGLVEPQSSGLGGGGYILYFDKESGETIAVDGREVAPLAADENYLTRVSAEDDSEVKPDARASGRSIGVPGIVAALDVVHERFGHNEWKDVVQPAADTAREGFEVSPRLATSIASEEDSLAASPNAARYFLDADGKAWPAGHTLVNEDYAEVVERIGAEGPDAFYTGDIAAAIVEEANRENDNLTPSRLTTADLAGYTPEVHEVLCAPYRELEVCGAPPSSSGGVAVLEALKILDGHDLAGLGPQDAGPDGALPSAEAIHLISEAQRLAYADRDAYVADPAFADVPGGVDALLADGFIAQRSELIDEAQSMGEAQPGDLGEPVSAGPQLEENGTTHISIIDGEGNAVSATTSVEAAFGSFHFAKGMVLNNQLTDFSAEPTNEDGTPVANRVEPAKRPRSSMSPLLVFDGAHGDSGGERGPLRMVLGSPGGSLIIQYVIKTLVQMTDWGMNPQQAISAPNFGALNKPETSIGGEHPDVAGGGAGEAIAGLEERGHTVATEEMSSGLSALVVTDDGIIGGADPRREGIVLGN comes from the coding sequence ATGAATGCTAAACATCACACTTTGTTTTCCGGGAAGAATCTCGGCGTAATAGCGCTGCTTAGCGCCACGGCACTGGGGGCGGCCGCGTGTTCAAGCGGGGGCGGTAACGGAGGGGCGGCGCCTGGCGCGGGGACTTCCGCGGCGTCGGCCGAAAGCGTGCAGGCGGGGAGCGCGGACGCAGTGGCGCCGGTGGAGGTCTCCAACTGTCAGCCGGCGGACGGGCCCACGGGGCGCATCGGCGAAGAGCAAACAGAGGCCGGCCCCAGCGACCGCGATATCGCAGTAGCGCCGGAGGTGGGCTCCGGATACCGCTCCGGCATGCAGGCGGTAACCACTCAGAACTTCGCGGTCTCTACCGCCAACCCCGTGGCCACCGCCGCCGCGTGTGACGTGCTGCTTAGCGGTGGAAACGCGGCGGATGCGCTGGTTACCGCGCAATTCATGCTGGGCTTGGTGGAACCGCAGTCCTCCGGCCTGGGTGGTGGCGGATATATTCTCTATTTCGATAAGGAATCCGGAGAGACCATAGCCGTTGATGGGCGCGAAGTGGCGCCGCTAGCTGCGGATGAGAATTACTTGACGCGGGTTTCGGCGGAGGATGACTCCGAGGTAAAACCGGACGCGCGGGCCTCAGGCCGCTCCATCGGCGTGCCTGGCATTGTCGCCGCGCTAGACGTTGTGCATGAGCGCTTTGGGCACAACGAGTGGAAGGACGTTGTCCAGCCGGCGGCGGATACCGCCCGTGAAGGATTTGAAGTATCCCCGCGCTTAGCCACGTCCATCGCCAGTGAGGAAGACAGCCTCGCCGCAAGCCCCAACGCGGCGCGATACTTCCTCGACGCCGATGGTAAGGCTTGGCCGGCGGGGCATACGCTGGTCAATGAGGATTACGCGGAGGTGGTGGAGCGGATAGGCGCAGAAGGCCCCGATGCGTTCTACACCGGCGATATCGCGGCGGCGATTGTCGAGGAGGCCAACCGCGAGAATGACAATCTCACGCCATCGCGCCTGACCACCGCGGATCTGGCCGGCTACACCCCGGAGGTGCACGAGGTGCTGTGCGCGCCGTACCGGGAATTGGAGGTATGCGGCGCCCCGCCCTCATCCTCGGGTGGAGTAGCGGTATTAGAGGCGCTTAAGATCCTAGACGGACATGACCTGGCGGGCTTAGGGCCGCAGGACGCGGGCCCTGACGGTGCGCTGCCGTCCGCCGAGGCCATCCACCTGATTTCCGAGGCGCAGCGTTTAGCTTACGCCGACCGCGACGCCTACGTTGCGGACCCAGCATTCGCCGACGTGCCGGGTGGCGTAGACGCTCTGCTGGCCGATGGATTCATCGCCCAGCGTTCGGAACTAATCGACGAGGCCCAATCAATGGGCGAGGCCCAGCCGGGGGACTTGGGCGAACCGGTCAGCGCCGGACCCCAGCTAGAGGAAAACGGCACCACGCACATATCCATCATTGACGGCGAAGGCAACGCGGTATCCGCCACGACTTCCGTCGAGGCGGCGTTTGGCTCCTTCCACTTCGCCAAGGGCATGGTGTTAAACAACCAGCTCACCGACTTTAGCGCCGAACCAACGAACGAGGATGGCACGCCGGTAGCCAACCGCGTGGAACCGGCTAAGCGCCCACGCTCCTCCATGTCGCCGCTGTTGGTCTTTGACGGGGCTCACGGTGATTCTGGCGGCGAACGCGGGCCACTGCGCATGGTGCTTGGTTCGCCGGGCGGCTCCCTCATCATCCAGTACGTCATCAAGACGCTGGTCCAGATGACGGATTGGGGCATGAATCCACAGCAGGCCATCTCTGCGCCCAACTTCGGGGCGCTGAACAAACCGGAGACTAGCATCGGCGGCGAGCACCCGGACGTGGCCGGTGGTGGAGCAGGTGAGGCAATCGCCGGGCTGGAGGAAAGGGGGCACACGGTGGCTACGGAGGAAATGTCATCGGGGTTGTCAGCCCTGGTCGTCACCGATGACGGCATCATTGGTGGAGCCGACCCGCGCCGCGAGGGAATTGTGCTGGGCAATTAG
- the rhuM gene encoding RhuM family protein: MFTRADRTKPHAGLTGWKGERPPLADWYTAKNYLNDDELRIMNRLVSMYLDYAEDQAEMGKTMLLKDWQDKTRSWLEFNEREVLQGLGKRNMSQAKVKAKTEWDAYQRALDNEVNTVDMKALEAEVKALKRGEDPID, translated from the coding sequence ATCTTCACCAGAGCAGACCGAACGAAACCTCATGCCGGTTTAACTGGGTGGAAAGGTGAGCGACCGCCCCTAGCAGACTGGTACACGGCGAAGAATTACCTCAACGACGACGAGTTACGCATTATGAACCGACTCGTTTCCATGTATCTGGACTACGCAGAAGACCAGGCCGAGATGGGTAAAACCATGTTGCTCAAAGATTGGCAAGACAAGACACGGTCATGGCTCGAATTCAACGAACGCGAAGTACTGCAGGGACTTGGGAAACGAAACATGTCCCAGGCCAAGGTGAAAGCAAAAACAGAATGGGATGCGTATCAACGCGCGTTAGACAATGAGGTCAACACCGTCGACATGAAAGCGCTAGAAGCCGAAGTTAAAGCTCTGAAACGAGGTGAAGACCCGATTGATTGA
- a CDS encoding TRIC cation channel family protein, with translation MNVAEMDPLIESLYRWSDVSGVLLMGIIGGTIARQRGYDIVGFFFIAMFSALGGGMIRDVLINRGTVAAMSEPEYLLLAFAGALIARFVYFKGKTWDHFQTHGDAIVSGLWAATGTVKALTYGLPIIPCVMMGVFTATGGSMIRDIVTQRVPAVFGGNQPAVIPAVACAVIVLIADEFNMLASGMLLGPVVSIVLTLLGYWAGWRVAARPDWAPVNDTAAQVAVLAKKAERKGRAVGRRVEPKKLRSWRHKQMEKALQRRIEAEVRAGKRRAEAVADAGEFLEEFNAEVEAMAAETVVVPATDNEDAGLLDGIGVDLSGDSYSGYTDGQEIEEVSGEEHRKMLDVILADEKLTDELVERLMKRYEEKNSG, from the coding sequence ATGAACGTTGCCGAGATGGACCCGTTGATTGAGTCTCTTTACCGCTGGTCAGACGTCAGCGGCGTACTGCTGATGGGGATCATCGGCGGCACCATTGCGCGCCAGCGCGGATATGACATTGTTGGTTTCTTTTTCATCGCCATGTTCTCCGCGCTCGGCGGCGGCATGATCCGCGATGTGCTGATTAATCGCGGCACGGTAGCGGCCATGAGCGAGCCGGAGTACCTATTGTTGGCATTCGCCGGCGCGCTGATCGCCAGGTTTGTCTATTTCAAGGGCAAGACGTGGGACCATTTTCAAACCCACGGTGACGCGATTGTCTCAGGGCTGTGGGCGGCAACGGGCACGGTGAAGGCGCTGACGTATGGCCTGCCCATCATCCCGTGCGTGATGATGGGCGTGTTCACGGCGACGGGTGGATCCATGATCCGCGACATCGTGACCCAGCGCGTTCCGGCCGTATTCGGCGGCAACCAGCCGGCGGTGATTCCTGCCGTGGCGTGTGCCGTGATCGTGCTTATCGCGGACGAATTCAACATGCTGGCCTCGGGCATGCTGTTGGGGCCAGTGGTCTCCATCGTGCTGACGCTGCTGGGGTATTGGGCCGGGTGGCGCGTGGCCGCGCGCCCCGACTGGGCCCCAGTCAATGATACGGCCGCACAGGTTGCAGTCTTAGCGAAGAAGGCGGAGCGGAAGGGAAGGGCCGTGGGGCGCAGGGTGGAGCCTAAAAAGCTGCGCTCCTGGCGCCACAAGCAGATGGAAAAGGCCCTGCAGCGCCGCATCGAGGCGGAGGTCCGCGCCGGCAAGCGCCGCGCCGAGGCCGTGGCTGACGCCGGAGAGTTCCTGGAGGAGTTCAACGCGGAGGTCGAGGCGATGGCGGCGGAAACCGTGGTGGTGCCGGCGACCGACAATGAGGACGCTGGGCTGCTGGATGGCATTGGCGTTGACTTAAGCGGCGATTCCTACTCCGGCTACACGGATGGGCAGGAGATCGAGGAGGTCAGTGGAGAAGAACACCGCAAGATGCTGGACGTGATCTTGGCCGATGAAAAGCTCACGGATGAGCTGGTGGAGCGGCTGATGAAGCGTTACGAGGAGAAGAACTCCGGGTAG